In Halobaculum sp. XH14, the genomic window GCTCGCGATAGCACTGCTGGCCGATTCAGCGACGAAGAACATCGCGCTCGACCACTACAAGGAGTTCGCTCAGTACCTGCGTGAAGAGCTCGCGGGTGACGAGTGGCGACTCCCAACTAGCGACATTTCGTCAGATACCTGGTCGCGAGCCATCCACGTCGCCGATGAGATGCCGTCACCGGAGGACGTCGACATCACGGCGGTCGATTTCGACGGGATAACCTTCGCGGTCGAGCGAGCGCTCTGCGAGAAGCACGACATCAGCGTCCACCAGAGCGTCGACAATCGCCGCGAGAAACTGGTGGCCGCTCGCCAGGCAGTCCAATCAGAAACCACCGACTCGGAGGAGTCACGGAGCGACACTGACGGCTTCGAGTTCCCCGCAGCTAGCCAGTAGGGACGGTGAGGGCGTTTCCGGTTCTGTTTGTAGAACCCCCGAGAGGGGTGCGGGGGTTACCACTCCCGCGACGTACCGATGAACGGGAACGCACGACGCCCCACGTCGAACGTAGTCCAGACAGAAGCGCTCGCTAACCGTCGCGACGACTCCGTCGAATACGTCGGCTTTCGCGTTGACGGCCACGCCGTCGTTCTGAATCTCTCCGAACACCAGTGTCTCACTCCTGATCGAAGTCTCGATCTGGTCAACCACAGCCCGACAGGCTTCGAGTGGGGATATGCTGGAAGCGGGCCCGCACAGCTCGCTTGTGGGCTCCTCCTCGACTACTACGACGACGCCCGGATCGCCCGAGAACACTACATCGGGTTCCGAAATCGCGTGATCAGCCAGCTCAAGTGTGATGGGGCCGCGGCGTGCTGGCACCTCACCGGCGAAGAAATCGACGCGGCGATGGCGACGATCACCGACGACGTCGTCGCCCTTCCCGACGGCGGGCAGCTGTCACCGTCACTCCCCGAGAACTGGCGAACGGTCACTCGCCCCGACCGGCGAGTCTTCCAGCGGGCTGATCACGACCACTACATCGTGCTCGGGGAGGGAACCGACGGCTGGCTGGCCGTCCTCTGCAGTCAGGGCGATCGCGCCTATCCGGCACCCCTGGCAAGCCGGACGGTTTCGGACGATGCCGATGTCGAGCGGGCCATCCGTGCCCTCGTCGACGAGAGCAACGACCTCATCGAGCCACCGGAGGGGGAGTACTGATGGAGAGGCTTCGACTGTCGCGAGCCACCCACCAGCTGCTCGAACGCGGGGTCGAGGCACTCGAGAAAATCGGTCGCGAACTGGAACGGTACAACGATCGGCAAGAGCAGACTGACGGCACTGACTCGTGACTCAGACACGTTCTCCCGGCCAGCGGCGGAGTACCGGGTTCCAGTACACGCGCACTCCCGAGGGGTGCTCGTGTCCCATTCATCGCGACGGCCAGCCGGTCACGGCGCCGCTCGGGTTGCGGTTCGCAGAGCGCGTCCATATCGAATCGATCCCGCGGCACGTCGCCGGCGCGATCTACGAAGCCCATCATTCCTATATGGACAGTGTTCCCCGGACGAACCTCGTTCATCACGGGCTCTGTTACCAGGACCAGCTACTGGGTGCGATTACGTGGCGCTATCCGCTGATTCGCTCGCTGGAGTACGACGGGACGCGATACGAGGGTGACGAGATCGTCGAGGCAGCACGGATCTGCATCGGCGTCGACTTCCCGAACCTCGCCTCTGCTGCCCTCGCCCGGTCGATGGAACGGTTCGTGCGTCGGCACGGCCGGCGGCGAGGCGTTCGCCTTCTGCTGACGTTCGTGCGAGCTGACTTCGATGGCTCGATGATCAAAGCGCTCAGAGACAAGGGCTGGCACTATGCCGGAAAAACGGAGCCCGGACAGGCAGGTAACCGACCCGACAAGCAAATCCGAGAGCGGCCAAAGTGGCGGTTCCTCTGTGAAGTTCCTGATGAGTCTGAGCGGGAACAGTCCTCACTCGGACGGTGGGCTCCGTGACTACGAATGCTCGTCTCGATGAGTTCACAGCAGAGGAAAACTCGGACAACCAGCCGGAGCGCGATCCATGTGTAGTCGAGCGACTGTTGGACCCGATATCACCGGCCCAGGGGCTGCGACTCATCTCCGGCCAGGGTGACCCGGTGTACCTCCAAAACAGGGGAACTGAACGCTACCTGTTCCGGGATGCCCACGAGCGGTGGTTCATCCTCCAGCCCTCGGCCAAGGAGTCGGTCGACGACTTCGTTCGCTGGGTGTATCTCCCCGACGGCAAACCCGCCGAGATCGCCCAGACTGCGATCCGTCAACGGACGGTTCGCGGCTACCGGTACGTTCAGCGAAGCGGAGCTCCCGAGCCGGTTGGGACGACGGTGACAGCGATGTACGTCAGTGAGCCCTGGCCCGACGATGTCTACGAGTGTGGATCCTGCGGAGCCGAGTTCGAGTCGCCCCGTGCTCACGCCCTTCACTGCTGGGAGGACCATCCCTGGGTTCCGAACCCGGAGCAGGTTCGGCTACGCCGCTCCAGCACCGAGTAACGACAGTGCGACAGTTTCCCGACGGTGGGTCGATTAACCAACAGACAGCCCCTTCCTAGGTCAGTGTTGGTTAACGTGGTGTTGTTGTTGCGCCCGGCAGAGGGGCGCAGGGCGCGAGACGATGCAGGCAGCCGTCGATGAGCGTTCCTGCGTCGGGGTGACTACGATGAAAGACCCAGAGTCGAGAACCATCTTCGCTGGCGTCGATGGACGTACCGACACCGAACTACCCGAGTGGTATCGTCAGCGTCACGGCGGCAAAGACACCGTGAGCTTCGCTGAGGCGATCCGCGACCTCCCGCAGGCCGTCGAGTCAACCGTGGCCTACAAGAATCCGTACACCGACGAGTGGGTCGAGACGGAGCGGTTCAACGCGCTCGTCGAGCCGAGTCGCGCTCGAGAGCAGGCCCGTGAGGAGGACGCCGAAACGGATTCCTTGTTCCATATTCCGACCGACTCGTACTCGATCATCAACCCGGTCGACGTCTACGGCCCTCTGGAGGAGGTCCTTCGGGAGGAGACTATCGACGGAACGCCGCTGGGTGACGTGATGTTCGGCGAGATTCGTCGCTACCGGGGCGGCGGCGAGGTCCATATGGACATCATGTTCGACGGCCTCGAGGTGCGCCTCCCCGGCCGGTCGGACCCGATCACGATGGGCGTCACGTCGGGCTACGACTTCTTCGGCGAGCACGCCGTCTACGTGGAGGGATTCGCCCAGGACGGGTACTGCTCGAATACAATGCGCTCGCTCACCGACAAGGAGGTCATCAAGCACGTCGGCGACGTGCGGAATTTCCGAACCTGGTGGGAAGAGATTCTCGCACAGGTCGAACTCGTGGCTGACGACCTCTTCGAGTTCATCCGTGACGCCCAGGACATCGAACTCGACTTCTCGGAGCTCCCGTTCACCGTCACGGAGTTCTACAGTCTGCTGGGCTTCCCGGACTACCTGGCCGAGCGCGCTGCGAGCGATGCCGAGGCCAACGCGGCCTCACCCGTCGAGATCGATATGTGGACGCTCCATTCCGGCGCGACGTACGCGCTCACTCACTTCTTCCAGGGCAAGGAGGGTGCGTCGCTGGACGGCTACGTCCGCACGGCCAACGACATCCTGTTCAACCCTGAGGGTACCATCGAGCGGGTTGAACGCGCCTACGAGGAGCAGCTGGAGGCGGACGGCGACGACGGGTCGCAGGCGTCGCTCGCCGGTGAGCGGGCACTCGCGAGCATCGAGCGCGTCAGCGACGATCTACAGGAGAAGGTCAATCAGTTCGAGGAGCGTGAGGACGCACTCCGTGAGCGGTTCCAGGACGCGATGGCCTGACGCCGTGACGGTGACGTAGTCGTCTGTTCTGTCTTTCTCCCCCTTCAGGGGTGGAGGGCGATAGAGATGGAGAAATCAGCGGACAACAGCGGGGCTGACGACGAATTCCCACCCGAGAAGCGCCTCGAAGCACCGAACTACCGACTGGTCAAGGCCGGGATCGCGACGATCCCCGATATGGAGACACTCCGTGAGTGTGTCGCCTACGAAAACGCCCACCAGAATCGGACGCAGATTCTGCGTCGGCTCCAGTGGAAGGCCGAAAAGCTGCGTGAGGATGAGGAGTAGCGATCATTCTTAACCAACAATCGGAGTCAGCCAACACCTCGTGTTGGTTAACGGTGAGAGTACTCCGTTTTTCGGGCCCCTGAATGGGTGCGGGGCGACCAGCACCCCCCTCGCGAGTTCAGTCATGTCCTTCGATTTGAGTCCAGACTCCAGCACGGCTAGCGACATCGATGCCGCCAGACAAGCGGACCATGTGGCGTTCCTCCATCGAGTTCCATTCGTCGCTGATGCGTTGGCCCTCGGATTTCTTCCCGGGTTTCGAGAAGACTGTGGGTATCAGTCAGACCAGTACCTAAACCTCGAGATTCCTGTGGGGATGCTCGATAACGACTTCCGCAATCCCGACCTGGAACGCTTCGTCGATCGATTCTTCGAGCACGAGCCACAGGTCGGTGTCATCGGCGACATCTTCGAACCAGATGCCGTCGACGCCCACGTCGCTGCCGCTCGCGAAATCCGAGCGAGCTACCCCGAGGCCGAGCTCATCGTCGTTCCGAAGTCGCGGGCGGTGATCGACGCGATACCCAATACCCTCGTCCTCGG contains:
- a CDS encoding DUF6166 domain-containing protein encodes the protein MNGNARRPTSNVVQTEALANRRDDSVEYVGFRVDGHAVVLNLSEHQCLTPDRSLDLVNHSPTGFEWGYAGSGPAQLACGLLLDYYDDARIAREHYIGFRNRVISQLKCDGAAACWHLTGEEIDAAMATITDDVVALPDGGQLSPSLPENWRTVTRPDRRVFQRADHDHYIVLGEGTDGWLAVLCSQGDRAYPAPLASRTVSDDADVERAIRALVDESNDLIEPPEGEY
- a CDS encoding DUF6166 domain-containing protein, producing MTAGRAYRGERCMGGQLVYTPDGDVLDKHLHVLRRAPGGFDWGPEADEARIDQLAIALLADSATKNIALDHYKEFAQYLREELAGDEWRLPTSDISSDTWSRAIHVADEMPSPEDVDITAVDFDGITFAVERALCEKHDISVHQSVDNRREKLVAARQAVQSETTDSEESRSDTDGFEFPAASQ